A single genomic interval of Maniola jurtina chromosome 23, ilManJurt1.1, whole genome shotgun sequence harbors:
- the LOC123877359 gene encoding uncharacterized protein LOC123877359 — protein sequence MRAVWTVVLVRAIHLAMDISESRRLISLYKEFKCLWDPKDSNYTNRGVRDDAWCQISREMGNKSIENLKKKMRSLAGGYRREKHREKQSRITGSGAQDTYKSKWFAYDDFDFMADKNEPGTTRDTLEHIVESDTTDGELEVNTTVSENENSNITSDTQPERANHHTDQSREQNDQNAQSSVQTTNKRTKKRKKTTSNNADDISDETLSEAFQLLQQCAQPPQPETDSYIAFGQYISTELRKYDAVTLVNVKNAICQVIFQADTGRYGDSNYGYYTNSYPGTPIASTSSQSQSLQPQNYPAPIPQTSPSAHLASNSSQSQFLKPQDYSLPQSPPN from the exons ATGCGCGCGGTGTGGACGGTTGTGTTGGTTCGCGCGATCCACCTCGCCATGGACATCTCAGAAAGTCGCCGTTTGATATCGCTTTATAAAGaatttaaatgtttatgggATCCCAAAGATTCTAATTACACCAATAGAGGTGTTAGAGATGATGCTTGGTGTCAGATTTCTCGTGAAATGGGGAATAAGTCGATCGAGAACCTAAAGAAAAAAATGCGATCTCTGGCGGGAGGCTACAGAAGGGAGAAACACAGAGAGAAGCAAAGCCGTATAACTGGATCCG GTGCTCAAGATACATATAAATCAAAGTGGTTTGCGTATGATGACTTCGACTTTATGGCGGATAAAAATGAACCCGGAACCACACGCGATACATTGGAACATATT GTAGAATCTGATACGACTGATGGGGAACTTGAAGTTAATACTACAGTGAGCGAAAACGAGAACAGTAACATTACTAGTGACACACAACCGGAGAGAGCCAACCACCACACAGATCAGAGTAGAGAGCAGAATGATCAGAATGCACAATCCAGTGtccaaacaacaaacaaaagaacaaaaaaaagaaagaaaactactTCTAATAATGCAGATGACATATCAGATGAAACTCTTTCAGAGGCTTTCCAACTTCTGCAACAATGTGCTCAGCCACCACAACCGGAAACTGATTCTTACATTGCTTTCGGGCAGTATATATCTACTGAATTGCGGAAATATGATGCAGTAACATTAGTTAATGTCAAAAATGCTATATGCCAAGTTATTTTTCAAGCTGACACAGGAAGATATGGGGATAGCAATTATGGATATTACACTAATTCATACCCTGGCACACCAATAGCATCCACTTCATCACAGTCCCAGTCTCTACAACCTCAAAATTATCCAGCTCCAATTCCACAGACATCACCGTCTGCTCATCTAGCCTCCAATTCATCGCAGTCCCAGTTTCTGAAACCTCAGGATTATTCACTTCCACAGTCACCACcgaattaa
- the LOC123877358 gene encoding protein ALP1-like codes for MESHVQRRRLAVAAVTFILLKCLRKKSQKRKRRFWVKQIYKNRLESGTQLYAELVSDKVEHNFARMNANQFEILCSLLNNKLRKNDTNYRDAITVKERLLLTLRFLATGDSYVSLQYLFRISKQSISIIIPEVCEAIIDLLNDYVKVPSTKEEWRTVSQQFENKWNFPHVIGAMDGKHVAIQSPFNSGNDFDNYKLFPSIVLFALVDANYRFLYVNVGTKGRISDGGVFKSTNLYKKLEKKELNIPPPEILQVPYKIEVPYYILGDKAFQLNDYTMKPYDGTRERGSCERIFNYRLSRARRVVENAFGVLSSVYRVLRKPMLLEPETATKVVLATVHLYNYLRSNPNFISPGTFDTVQENGDVIPGSWRNEPPSQSLQPMAVVPRRATENATTIRSHLARHFVTNHTIVWQNEYQ; via the exons ATGGAGTCACACGTACAACGGCGGCGTCTTGCCGTTGCAGCAGTAACTTTTATTTTGCTTAAATGCTTGcgcaaaaaatcacaaaaaagaaaacGACGGTTTTGGGTGAaacaaatttacaaaaatcgcTTGGAATCTGGGACTCAGCTGTACGCAGAGTTAGTGTCAGATAAAGTTGAACACAATTTTGCAAGAATGAATGCTAATCAATTTGAGATATTGTGTTCATTATTAAATAACAAGCTAAGAAAGAATGATACAAATTATAGAGATGCCATTACTGTGAAGGAAAGATTATTACTAACATTGAGATTTTTAGCAACTGGAGATTCGTACGTCAGTTTGCAGTATCTGTTCCGCATTTCCAAACAGTCTATATCGATAATTATTCCTGAAGTTTGTGAAGCCATCATTGACCTGTTAAATGATTATGTAAAG gTGCCGTCAACTAAAGAAGAATGGCGTACAGTTTCTCAGCAATTCGAGAATAAGTGGAATTTCCCACACGTGATAGGAGCGATGGACGGCAAACACGTCGCTATACAATCGCCTTTTAATAGTGGCAACGACTTTgataattacaaattatttcCTAGTATTGTTCTTTTTGCATTAGTAGATGCAAATTATAGGTTCCTGTATGTGAATGTTGGGACTAAAGGCAGAATATCAGATGGAGGCGTGTTCAAAAGCacaaatttatataaaaaacttgaaaaaaaagaGCTAAATATTCCTCCACCGGAGATATTGCAAGTTCCCTATAAAATTGAGGTACCCTATTATATACTAGGTGATAAAGCTTTTCAGCTTAATGATTATACTATGAAACCATACGATGGTACACGGGAAAGGGGTTcttgtgaaagaattttcaactaCCGACTGTCAAGAGCACGTAGAGTAGTTGAAAACGCGTTTGGAGTACTTAGTTCTGTCTACAGAGTCCTGCGTAAACCTATGCTTTTGGAACCAGAAACTGCGACTAAAGTCGTGCTGGCAACGGTTCATTTATATAACTACTTACGCAGTAATCCTAACTTTATATCGCCAGGAACGTTTGATACAGTACAGGAGAATGGAGATGTAATACCTGGAAGCTGGCGAAATGAACCGCCATCACAATCGCTACAACCGATGGCCGTCGTACCAAGAAGAGCAACAGAAAATGCCACTACAATACGGTCCCACTTAGCAAGACACTTTGTTACAAACCATACAATAGTTTGGCAAAATGAATATCAGTAA